AATCCAAGGAAAAATTGTAGATTCTTTCTATTCATGATTACCTCCCAAAATAAAGACTTATAAACTGTATCAATGATAGTTTGTGTAAAATATACTAAGTTTATAAGCTAATTAAAGATTTTGATAATTGACAATAAAGAACGAGTATTATATATTAACATTGTAGATTTCATTAGAACCAAGGAGAGAGGTGCTTTGTGAGCGGGGTAGTATCTAAATAGATTAAATTAATATTTCTAAATAAGTTTTTAAATGAGGGTAAGTTATACCTTTATTTGTTATGGATTTATTTAGAGAATCTATGAAGATACAGAGCCATAAGTACTCCTTTAATATGATAGGAAAAGTCTATCATTTAATAAGTTTGCGTATTTTTAGCTATGGTGTATCCATAGCTTTTTTTAATATGGAAGATTATAATAGCTTTCAGAATTTACTAATGAAATCTTTTTTTCGTTGTATCTTCATAGAAGGATATGTTCTATGTAAGGAGAGAGATGAATGAATAATAATACATTGGAAAAACTTCAATTTGAGGAATTAAAGGAAATTGTAAGATCCTACTGCGTTAGTGGACTAGGGAAAAAACTGATTGATAAACTTATGCCTAGCACGAATATAAAGGTAGTTGAAAAAAGATTAAGCGAAACAAGTGAAGGTAGAGAATTATTAGGTTCAAGTAATTATGTGCCCTTGGATGGTATATTCAATATAGATAGTTTAATAACAGCTATTGAAAAAGGAGCTGTATTAGAGCCTGAGGACTTAGGGGTTTTTTGTAATTTTTTAAGAGGATGTAGAAAGATAAAAGAATATATGAAGGGTAAAGAATTTTATGCGCCTACACTAAGTTCTTACGGAGATAATATTACTGAATTAAGATATATAGAGGAAGAAATAGAATATTCAATTAGAGGAAATAGAGTAGATTCAAATGCAACTAAAGAACTAAAAAAAATAAGAAAATCTATTGATATAGTTGAAGGAAGAATACAAGAAACTCTAAATAAGTTTTTAAAAAATAGTGCGTATAAGAATTATATACAAGACTTTTTTATAAGTAAAAGGAATGATAGGTTCACTATTCCTATAAAGGCAGCATATAAAAACCATGTAGATGGAACTATAATAGAAGTTTCATCAAAAGGATCAACAGTATTTATAGAGCCTAGTTCTGTTTCTAAAAATACATCCGAGTTAATGGAATTAAAGGCTCAAGAATCGATAGAGGAATATAAGGTTTTGGCAGCTATAACTGAAATGATATTTGAAAATTTAAAACAAATTAAAATAAATACTGAGGTTATATCTGAATATGACATGATATTTGCAAAAGCTAAATATAGTAGAGCAATAAGTGGTATAAAACCAAAGTTAAATGATTATGGATATATAAATATTATTAAAGGGAAACACCCATTACTTGAGGGAAGGGTAGTGCCGCTTGATATAAGTGTTGGTAAAGACTATAGAACACTTATTATTACAGGTCCAAATGCTGGAGGAAAGACAGTAGTTCTAAAAAACTTAGGATTGTTAACTCTCGCGGCTCAAGCTGGATTCCATATTCCAGCAGGAGAAGGAACTGAGATATCAGTATTTGAAAAAATCTTTGTTGATATTGGAGATAATCAAAGTATTGAGAATTCACTAAGTACTTTTTCGTCGCATATTAAAAACCTAGCTTCTATGATAGATGGTTGTAACAAATCTACGTTAATTATTTGTGATGAAATAGGAAGTGGAACAGAACCGAATGAAGGTGCAGCTATAGCTATAGCTATTTTAGAAGAATTCTATCATAAAGGATGTATAACATTAGCAACTACTCATTATGGAGAAATAAAAAATTTCTCAGAGGGACATCAAGATTTTGAAAATGCTGCTATGCAATTTGAAAATGAAACTTTAGAACCTTTATATAAGCTAATCATAGGGAAATCAGGTGATAGCAATGCATTTTGGATATCTAGAAAGATGGGAATAGATGCTTCTGTAATAGATAGAGCACAAAGTTATATAGGAAATAAAGACTATAATTATAGCTTAGTGAGGGATAGCAAAGTTAAGAAGAACACTATGTTTGAAGGCCCAGGAGAGATTAAACAGGAGACTTATGAAGTAGGGGATAAGGTTTTGCTTCTTGAAAAAAATGATTATGGAATAGTATATAAGATAGCAGACAAACTTAATAACTTAGTAGTTCTATACAAAGGAAGCTTTATTGAGATAAATGAAAAGAGAATAAAATTAGAACTTAAAGCTAAGGATCTATACCCAGAAGATTATGATATGGATAGTTTATTTAGGAGTTATGAAGAGAGAAAGTTAGAAAGAGATATAGAAAGAGGTTCAAAGAAGGCATTAAAGAAGATACAGAAAGAAATTAGAAAAAATAAATAAAATTAATAGCCATTGCAGTATAATTATATGTAATGGCTATTATATTGAGAAAGTTTGAGGAGGTAAAGATGGATATAAAAATAAATAAAGAGTTTCTATTAAAAACTGCAAAAGAAATATTAGAATTTGATAGTCCTAGTGGTTTTTGCTTTGAAATTATGAAGAAAATAGAAGAATATGCAAAAGAATTTAATTATTCTTTTGAGACTACAAATAAAGGATGCGGGATAATCACTATTCCAGGTAAGTCTAGTGAAAAAGTAGTGGGGTTATCAGCACATGTAGATACATTAGGTGCGATGGTTAGGTCAATTACATCAAAGGGAACACTTAAATTTACTTTAGTTGGCGGACCTATAGTCCCAACACTTGATAGTGAGTATTGTAAAGTTAGGACTAGAGAAGGAAAAATCTATACGGGGACATTTTTAAGTACTAGTCCGGCAGCTCATGTTTATAAGGATAGCTCAACTAAGAAACGTGATGATGAGAATATGGAAATAAGATTAGATGAAAGGGTAACAAATAAAGAGGATGCTCAGAAATTAGGGATATGTGCTGGGGATTTCATTTTTATAGATCCTAAAACAACAATAACTAATAGTGGATTTGTAAAATCAAGATTTATTGACGATAAAGGTAGTGTTTCATGTTTAATGGGACTATTAGAACTTTTTAGTAGAGAAAGGATTGTTCCAACATATACAACTAAAATATTTATTTCAACATATGAAGAGGTAGGACATGGATCATCCTATATTCCTAGTGATATAACTGAAATGATAGCTGTTGATATGGGGTGTATAGGAGAAGATTTAAGCTGTACAGAATATCAAGTGTCAATATGTGCTAAGGACTCAGGCGGACCATATGATTATAATATGGTAACAGACTTAATAAATTTATCAAAAACTAATAAAGTAGATTATGCAGTAGATATTTATCCTATGTATGGATCAGATGTTGGAGCTGCGCTTAAAGGTGGAAATGATATAAGAGGAGCACTTATAGGACCAGGAGTACACGCATCTCATGGAATGGAAAGAACACACTATGATGCTTTTGAAAATACAATAAAATTGTTATACTTGTATTTAACCAAATAAGAGGAAATAAATTTAAAGATATAAAAAAAGGTAACTAGGGGATTAACACTTATATAAATATGTATATAAGAAATTAATCTTTTTGGTTACCTTAATCAATTTATTAAGAAAAGTTAGAAGATAACAAATCTTCCGCATTTGATTCGGATATGCCTTTGATTATAGAAATTTCACTAATCAATATTTTCTTTGCAGTGAGGAGAAGTTGTTTTTCACTACTATTTAAAGGTTTATTTTCTCCTAATAGCATTAAATCATGAACAACCTCAGATCCCTCCTTGATTCCACCTGTTTTAACCTTGGCCATATTAATGTGATATCTTTCTCTATAGCTAAGTTCCTGACTAGTAAATAACTTTTTTGTTTTAAAGTTAATTAGGACATCTTCTAGCATATTTTCATCACTAACAAGTCGTATACCGGTATTTGGCGCTTTGCTTAATGGCACCATTACCTGCATTTTATTACTAAGTATGTTTATTATGAAATACTTCTCTGGGGTACCAGAAACTTCTTTATCTTCTATGCCTTGAATTATACCAGCCCCTTGCATTGGGTAGATAACTCTATCACCGATTTGAAACATATAATTCACCTCCAATATAACCAATTAATATATTAATTATATCACTTTAATATGTTTTAGGCAAATATATTATAATAGCATGACATGGCAATGCTTGTCAATGCATTATTGTAAAAAAGTTAATTAGATAATAAAAGCTACTTAAAATGCTTTAGGTCTTATAGTTAAGCATCTTAAGTAGCTTATTTAAAGTAGATTAAATTATAAAAGAGAAGTTATATATGACTCAATATCAGAAGGTTCTATAGTAGATTCGAAGCGATTAATAACTTCACCATTCGTATTTACTAAAAATTTTGTGAAATTCCATTTTATTGAGTCTCCTAAAAGTGTCTCAGGATATTTTTCAGAAAGAAATGTTTTTAGAAATTTTCCTGTTGTAGTACTATCATCAATTCCCTTAAAAGGAGCTTTTGACTTAAGGTACTTAAATAAATCATGAGCATTCTCACCATTCACATCTATTTTTTGGAATATTGGAAAGGTAACACCATAATTTATTTCACAAAAATTTTTGATATCTTCACTAGTTCCAGGCTCTTGATTAGCAAATTGGTCACAAGGGAACCCAAGGATTTCAAATTTCTCATTTCCTAGCTTTTTATATAAAGCTTCTAAGTCCTTATACTGCGGAGTAAAGCCGCATTTGCTTGCAGTATTTACAATGAGTAAAACCTTGCCCTCATATTTTCTTAGAGAAACATCATCACCGTTTATATTCTTTGCTGAATAATCATAAATAGACATAATACTAAACCTCCATTAATTTAATAATATCTTTTTCAATTTTTGTTGGTGAAGTAGTTGGTGCAAATCTATCTACTACATTACCATTTTTATCAATTAGAAACTTTGTGAAATTCCATTTAATTTCTCCACCTAATATACCAGGTTTTTCTGTAGTTAAATATTTAAATACTTCATGAGCAGTTGGGCCTTTCACATCTACTTTTTCAAATAATGGGAAAGTTACTCCATAATTAATTTCGCAAAAGTTTTTAATATCATCACTAGTCCCTGGTTCTTGTTTTGCAAATTGATTACAAGGAAATCCAAGAATTTCAAACTTGTCATTGCCTAATTTTTTGTATATAGCCTCAAGGTCCTTATACTGAGGGGTAAATCCACATTTGCTTGCAGTATTTACTATAAGAAGAACCTTTCCTTTATATTCACTTAAGGAAACTTCCTTACCAGTTATTGATTTGGCTGAAAAATCATAAATTGACATAATAAATCCTCCTATTAATTGTCTTGTTGAATATATTATAGCATAAATTTAATTGTGTGCAATTGAATTTTATAAAATAATACTTTGTGAAATTATATTTTTAATTTATAATAAAATATGAGATATTATAAATTAAAAATACAGGAGATGTATAAAATGAAATATGAAGATGGATTAAAGCTAGAAAATCAACTATGTTTTTCAATATATGCAACATCAAGAGCTATAACAAAAATATATAGACCTTTTTTAGAGAAGTTAGGAATAACTTACCCTCAATATTTAGTGATGTTAGTACTGTGGGAAAAAGAAAATATAACTCTTAAGGCATTAAGTAATAGATTATATTTAGACTCAGGTACATTGACACCACTTCTTAAAAGATTAGAGGGGATGGAGCTATTAAAGAGGCAGCGTTCTAGTGAAGATGAAAGAATACTTTGTGTAAATATAACTGAAAAGGGTAAGGAACTTAAAAAAGAAGCATTAACTATACCAGAATGTATTTTAAAATCAATTAATATGGATATAGAACAGTTAATTAAATTTAAAAAGGATACAGATGAACTACTAGAAAGTATTAAAAATTTAGAACAATAAAATAATAAAAGGTTAATCCCCTCTCTCTTTTGGGCATGAATGGGAAAATATGCAAATTAAGAATGTTAGAAATATATATAAGGTTTAAGCCTATGTGTGACGATAAATAACTGAGCTTAAACAATAGGATAAGGGGAGGATTAACTAATGAAACAAGATATTAGACTTAGAGGGATACGTGCAAAATTAGTTGCAGGTTTTTTATCTATTTGCATTATTCCACTAATAGTACTAGGAATGTTTGCATATTTTCAATCAAAAGCAACTTTAACAAAAAAGTTTGAAGCAACAAGTGGGCAAACTATATCGGAAATTAATAAGGCTGTAGATAGTTTCTTAAATTCTAAAGTGGCTATGGTAAATATGGCATCAGGCAATGATAGCTTTACTGCATATGATGGAACTCAAGAAAAAGTTACTTCATTAAAGAATTACTTAAAGGATATGCAAGGAAGTAGTAAAGAGATAGTAGCTGCCTATATGGGAACTGAAAAAGGTGAATTTATTAGATATCCAGAAGCACAAATGGCAGCAGGATATGACCCAAGAGTAAGGGATTGGTACAAGCTTGCATTAAATAATGAGGGAAAAGCAATTATTACCAAAGCATACAAAAGTGCATCAACAGGTCAAATTATGGCTAGTGTAGCTAAAGCCGTAACTAAAGATGGGAAAGTTATAGGAGTTGTATCCTTAGACATAGATCTGAATGCTATGGCAGATAAATTTAAGGATTCAAAAATTGGAGATAGTGGATATGCTTATATAACAGATAGCGAGGGGATAATTTTAGCACATCCTAATAGCAAGATAATTGGAACTCCAGAAGCTACAAAACTTAGCATATGGAATGATATAAAGAATGGAAAAAGCGGTTTTATAAAATACAATTATAATGGATCTGACAAGTTTTCAAGTTATATAACCAATGACACTAGCGGGTGGAAGATAGTAGCTGCTATGAGTATTACAGAAGTAGACAATGATGTAAATGCAATAAGAAATATAATGCTTATAGTAATTGCAGCAGTTATAGTAATATCTATATTTGTATCACTTTATTTAAGTGGTGGAATGGCTAAGAATGCAAAAGAGTTAAGTAAAGCATTTAATGATGCCGCAAATGGAGATTTATCTGCAAAAGTAGATATCAAGTCTAAAGATGAATTTGGAGATCTAGGTAAAGATTTCAATAGTATGATTAGTAATATTGCAAGTTTGATGAGAGACGTCAAATTATCATCTGGAACTGTATCAGAAAATTCACAAGTACTTTCTACTATGGCAGGAGAAACAACAATTTCTATAACTCAAGTATCTAAGGCTATTGAAGAAATTGCATTAGGAGCAACTCAGCAAGCTCAAAGTTCGCAAGATGCAGCTAGTGATATTAGTGAATTGGCTACAGGAATTGATGAAATAACATCTACGACAAAAGATGTAGAAAATCTATCACGTAATGCATTAGAATTTGGTAATAAAGGATTAGACATGGTTATTGATTTAGCAGTTAAATCAAATAAAACTAAGAAATCTTCTATAGAAGTAAGTGAAATTGTTATGGAAATGAGTAGAAATACAGAAGAGATAAATATGATTTCAGATGCTATTGCAGATATAACAGAACAAACCAATCTTTTATCTCTTAATGCTAGTATAGAGGCAGCAAGAGCTGGAGAAGCAGGGAAAGGATTTGCGGTTGTAGCAGAAGAAATTAGACAATTAGCAGAACAATCAAAGAATTCTACTGAAGAAATAAGAAAAATTATTGAATCAGTTAAGAATATGTCAAAATCAGCAGTCAAAGCAATTGAAAGCTCTAATGCTATTGTAAATGAGCAAGAAGCTGCGGTGGTTGAAACAGAGAAGATATTTAATGAAATATTAACATCAATTAATGAATTAACTGATGGAATAAAGAGTATAATGAGCTCTACGTCAGTAATTGCAGCTAAGAAAAATAATGTAATTATGCAGATTGATAATATTTCAGCAGTATCCCAAGAGACAGCTTCTGGTTCAGAAGAAGTTTCAGCATCTGCTGAAGAGATAAATGCTACAATGGAAGAGGTTTCAAGATTTACAGAGGAACTTCAAGATTTAGCTAAGCTTCTTAACGAAGGTGTCAGCAAATTTAAAATTGGCTAATATCTTTAGTTGAAGAAAATACAATACTATGCTATTATGAAGGAGACAATTTAATAATAAAAAACACAGGGGTGTTGGTATTTGGCCAACTGAGAGAAAGAACTTATTCTTTTAACCCTATGAACCTGAACTGGGTTATTCCAGCGTAGGAAGTTGTTTTCTTTATTTTATAGAAGGTAATTTTAAGCACAAATCCTATGGATTTGTGCTTCTTTTATTAAAACGACAAACGAAGGAGGAATATGATGAAAACTAAAAAATTAACCATAGCATCTTTATTTATAGCAATTGGAGTAGTAACAGGAAATTTGATTTATATACCAATAGGAGCATCAAAATGTTTTCCTATGCAAGGCACAATTAATGTCTTATCAGGAATATTGTTAGGTCCTGGATATGGAGTTATAGTAGCCTTTTGTATTTCTCTATTAAGAAATATCCTTGGAACAGGAACTCTTTTGGCTTTTCCTGGAAGTATGATAGGGGCTTTCTTGGCGGGTTATCTGTATCTTAAGACTAAAAAAAGTTTTTTTGCAGTTTTAGGTGAAGTATTTGGTACGGGAATCTTAGGAGCGTTACTATCTTTTCCTATAGCAAAGCTAATAATGGGAAAAGAAGTAGGAGCACTATTTTATATAGTTCCATTTTTAATAAGTACTGTTGGCGGTAGTCTAATAGCATACTTATTAGTTAGAGTTTTAAGCTCTACAAAGCTAATATCATTAAATGGTAAAGATTTATAAAAAAATATAAATTAAAACAAGTCTATAATAAGTTTCAATTAGGTATAAGGAGGTTTTTATGAAAAAGGTATTAACTATAGCAGGATCAGATAGCTGCGGAGGAGCGGGAATACAAGCAGATCTTAAGACTTTTAGTGCTAATGGAGTATACGGTATGAGTGTTATAACAGCAGTAACTGCACAAAACACACAAGGAGTTTTTGATGTTCAAGATTTAGATGAAAAAATAATCAAAGGGCAAATAGATGCAATATTTACGGATATAGAAGTAGATGCTGTTAAAATAGGAATGGTTTCACAAATCTCAACGATAAAAGCGATAGCAGAAAAATTGAAGCTATATAAGCCTAAGAATTTAGTGTTAGATCCAGTGATGATATCTAAAAGTGGATATTCTTTATTGAAGCCTGAATCAGAGAGAGCATTAATAGATGAATTGATACCATTAGCTTATATAATTACGCCTAATGTTCCTGAAGCTGAGGAGATTTTAAAAGCAGTAAATTCAGATATAGTTGTAATAGAAACAGTAGAGGATATGGAAGCAGCTGCAAAAGAGATATATAAGCTTGGATGTGAAAATGTCTTGTTAAAAGGCGGACATATTGAAGGGGAAGCTATTGATGTATTATATGATGGAAAGGAAATTATACATTTCCAATCTGAGAGGATTAATACAAAAAATACTCATGGTACAGGATGCACCTTGTCTTCAGCAATTGCTTCTAATTTAGCCCTTGGATTAGATATTAAAGAAGCAGTTGATAAAGCTAAAAAATATATAACAGTAGCAATAGAGCATTCTTTAGATATAGGAAAAGGCGTTGGACCTACACATCATTTCTATGAACTTTATAAAAAAGGAGGATTACTAAATGAAGATTAATGAAGTAGTAGCCGGATTATTAGAGAAAGTAAGGGAAAAGGGCCCACTAGTGCATCACTTAACTAATTACGTAACAGTAAATGATTGCGCGAATATAACTTTAGCAATTGGAGCATCTCCTGTTATGGCTGATGATATAAATGAAGTTAAGGATATGGTGTCATTGGCATCTTCCTTAGTTATAAATATTGGTACACTTAATAGTAGAACTGTAGAGGCAATGCTTGAGGCAGGTAAAAAAGCAAATGAGCTAGGAATTCCTGTAGTATTAGATCCTGTAGGAGCAGGTGCGACACCTTATAGAACAGAAGTAGCAAAAAGAATCATAGAAAATATAAAGTTGTCAGTGGTAAGAGGAAATATCTCTGAAATTAAAGTTTTATATGGTATAGATACCATAACAAAGGGTGTGGATGCGGCAGAAAGTATTTCAGCAGATAGTGATAAACTTACAGAAGAAAAGGAATTTGCTAAAGCTGTTGCTAAAAAACTAAACACTGTTATAGCTATAACCGGAGCTGTAGATATAATAACGGATGGAGAAAAGCTGTATACCGTTGAAAATGGACATAAGATAATGTCTAAGGTTACTGGTACTGGCTGTATGTGTACTTCACTTATTGGCTCATATTTAGGGGCAGGAGAAGATTACTTACTAGCTGCTTTATCAGGCGTGGTATCCATGGGGATAGCAGGAGAGAGAGCGCATGAGAAGGTTGAAACAGAGGATTCAGGAACAGGTAGCCTAAAGGTTTATATACTTGATGAAATATATAAACTAAATACAGAAACTTTATTAAGTAGAGGTAAAATATATGAGTAAAGAAGTAGATTACACTCTGTATCTTGTTACAGATAGAGATATGCTAAAGAATCGAAATATTGTAGAAGCAGTAGAGGAAGCTATTTTAGGTGGGGTTACACTGGTACAAGTAAGAGAAAAAGACATAAGTACTTCTGAGTTTTATAAAGTAGCTAGTGAAATAAAGGAAGTAACAAGTAAATATAATGTGCCAATTATAATAAATGATAGAATAGATATTGCACTTGCAATAGAGGCAGATGGGGTGCATGTAGGGCAAAGTGATATGCCTGCTAGTATAGCAAGAAAATTGATAGGTCCAGATAAGATACTTGG
This genomic window from Clostridium sp. 'White wine YQ' contains:
- a CDS encoding endonuclease MutS2 is translated as MNNNTLEKLQFEELKEIVRSYCVSGLGKKLIDKLMPSTNIKVVEKRLSETSEGRELLGSSNYVPLDGIFNIDSLITAIEKGAVLEPEDLGVFCNFLRGCRKIKEYMKGKEFYAPTLSSYGDNITELRYIEEEIEYSIRGNRVDSNATKELKKIRKSIDIVEGRIQETLNKFLKNSAYKNYIQDFFISKRNDRFTIPIKAAYKNHVDGTIIEVSSKGSTVFIEPSSVSKNTSELMELKAQESIEEYKVLAAITEMIFENLKQIKINTEVISEYDMIFAKAKYSRAISGIKPKLNDYGYINIIKGKHPLLEGRVVPLDISVGKDYRTLIITGPNAGGKTVVLKNLGLLTLAAQAGFHIPAGEGTEISVFEKIFVDIGDNQSIENSLSTFSSHIKNLASMIDGCNKSTLIICDEIGSGTEPNEGAAIAIAILEEFYHKGCITLATTHYGEIKNFSEGHQDFENAAMQFENETLEPLYKLIIGKSGDSNAFWISRKMGIDASVIDRAQSYIGNKDYNYSLVRDSKVKKNTMFEGPGEIKQETYEVGDKVLLLEKNDYGIVYKIADKLNNLVVLYKGSFIEINEKRIKLELKAKDLYPEDYDMDSLFRSYEERKLERDIERGSKKALKKIQKEIRKNK
- a CDS encoding M42 family metallopeptidase, with protein sequence MDIKINKEFLLKTAKEILEFDSPSGFCFEIMKKIEEYAKEFNYSFETTNKGCGIITIPGKSSEKVVGLSAHVDTLGAMVRSITSKGTLKFTLVGGPIVPTLDSEYCKVRTREGKIYTGTFLSTSPAAHVYKDSSTKKRDDENMEIRLDERVTNKEDAQKLGICAGDFIFIDPKTTITNSGFVKSRFIDDKGSVSCLMGLLELFSRERIVPTYTTKIFISTYEEVGHGSSYIPSDITEMIAVDMGCIGEDLSCTEYQVSICAKDSGGPYDYNMVTDLINLSKTNKVDYAVDIYPMYGSDVGAALKGGNDIRGALIGPGVHASHGMERTHYDAFENTIKLLYLYLTK
- a CDS encoding CarD family transcriptional regulator, encoding MFQIGDRVIYPMQGAGIIQGIEDKEVSGTPEKYFIINILSNKMQVMVPLSKAPNTGIRLVSDENMLEDVLINFKTKKLFTSQELSYRERYHINMAKVKTGGIKEGSEVVHDLMLLGENKPLNSSEKQLLLTAKKILISEISIIKGISESNAEDLLSSNFS
- a CDS encoding glutathione peroxidase, which translates into the protein MSIYDYSAKNINGDDVSLRKYEGKVLLIVNTASKCGFTPQYKDLEALYKKLGNEKFEILGFPCDQFANQEPGTSEDIKNFCEINYGVTFPIFQKIDVNGENAHDLFKYLKSKAPFKGIDDSTTTGKFLKTFLSEKYPETLLGDSIKWNFTKFLVNTNGEVINRFESTIEPSDIESYITSLL
- a CDS encoding glutathione peroxidase, translating into MSIYDFSAKSITGKEVSLSEYKGKVLLIVNTASKCGFTPQYKDLEAIYKKLGNDKFEILGFPCNQFAKQEPGTSDDIKNFCEINYGVTFPLFEKVDVKGPTAHEVFKYLTTEKPGILGGEIKWNFTKFLIDKNGNVVDRFAPTTSPTKIEKDIIKLMEV
- a CDS encoding MarR family winged helix-turn-helix transcriptional regulator, giving the protein MKYEDGLKLENQLCFSIYATSRAITKIYRPFLEKLGITYPQYLVMLVLWEKENITLKALSNRLYLDSGTLTPLLKRLEGMELLKRQRSSEDERILCVNITEKGKELKKEALTIPECILKSINMDIEQLIKFKKDTDELLESIKNLEQ
- a CDS encoding methyl-accepting chemotaxis protein; this encodes MKQDIRLRGIRAKLVAGFLSICIIPLIVLGMFAYFQSKATLTKKFEATSGQTISEINKAVDSFLNSKVAMVNMASGNDSFTAYDGTQEKVTSLKNYLKDMQGSSKEIVAAYMGTEKGEFIRYPEAQMAAGYDPRVRDWYKLALNNEGKAIITKAYKSASTGQIMASVAKAVTKDGKVIGVVSLDIDLNAMADKFKDSKIGDSGYAYITDSEGIILAHPNSKIIGTPEATKLSIWNDIKNGKSGFIKYNYNGSDKFSSYITNDTSGWKIVAAMSITEVDNDVNAIRNIMLIVIAAVIVISIFVSLYLSGGMAKNAKELSKAFNDAANGDLSAKVDIKSKDEFGDLGKDFNSMISNIASLMRDVKLSSGTVSENSQVLSTMAGETTISITQVSKAIEEIALGATQQAQSSQDAASDISELATGIDEITSTTKDVENLSRNALEFGNKGLDMVIDLAVKSNKTKKSSIEVSEIVMEMSRNTEEINMISDAIADITEQTNLLSLNASIEAARAGEAGKGFAVVAEEIRQLAEQSKNSTEEIRKIIESVKNMSKSAVKAIESSNAIVNEQEAAVVETEKIFNEILTSINELTDGIKSIMSSTSVIAAKKNNVIMQIDNISAVSQETASGSEEVSASAEEINATMEEVSRFTEELQDLAKLLNEGVSKFKIG
- the thiW gene encoding energy coupling factor transporter S component ThiW: MKTKKLTIASLFIAIGVVTGNLIYIPIGASKCFPMQGTINVLSGILLGPGYGVIVAFCISLLRNILGTGTLLAFPGSMIGAFLAGYLYLKTKKSFFAVLGEVFGTGILGALLSFPIAKLIMGKEVGALFYIVPFLISTVGGSLIAYLLVRVLSSTKLISLNGKDL
- the thiD gene encoding bifunctional hydroxymethylpyrimidine kinase/phosphomethylpyrimidine kinase, whose product is MKKVLTIAGSDSCGGAGIQADLKTFSANGVYGMSVITAVTAQNTQGVFDVQDLDEKIIKGQIDAIFTDIEVDAVKIGMVSQISTIKAIAEKLKLYKPKNLVLDPVMISKSGYSLLKPESERALIDELIPLAYIITPNVPEAEEILKAVNSDIVVIETVEDMEAAAKEIYKLGCENVLLKGGHIEGEAIDVLYDGKEIIHFQSERINTKNTHGTGCTLSSAIASNLALGLDIKEAVDKAKKYITVAIEHSLDIGKGVGPTHHFYELYKKGGLLNED
- the thiM gene encoding hydroxyethylthiazole kinase, with protein sequence MKINEVVAGLLEKVREKGPLVHHLTNYVTVNDCANITLAIGASPVMADDINEVKDMVSLASSLVINIGTLNSRTVEAMLEAGKKANELGIPVVLDPVGAGATPYRTEVAKRIIENIKLSVVRGNISEIKVLYGIDTITKGVDAAESISADSDKLTEEKEFAKAVAKKLNTVIAITGAVDIITDGEKLYTVENGHKIMSKVTGTGCMCTSLIGSYLGAGEDYLLAALSGVVSMGIAGERAHEKVETEDSGTGSLKVYILDEIYKLNTETLLSRGKIYE
- the thiE gene encoding thiamine phosphate synthase encodes the protein MSKEVDYTLYLVTDRDMLKNRNIVEAVEEAILGGVTLVQVREKDISTSEFYKVASEIKEVTSKYNVPIIINDRIDIALAIEADGVHVGQSDMPASIARKLIGPDKILGVSTATIDEAIKAEKEGADYLGVGAVFSTTTKDDARNVSLELLKEIKETINIPIVAIGGINSKNVDMLKESDIDGVAVISDILAKDDIKQAARNIKEKF